Within the Cloacibacillus sp. An23 genome, the region GGGCCTCCGATCTTCGCCATCTCGGACAGAGCGCCCGCCGTGGCGTAGTTGCATAGCCCCCACGTCTCCTTAGACAGCGGCGTCGTGCCGGTGTAGACGCTCATGAATATGCCGCAGCCGACCGCCGCGCCGCAGGCTCCGTAAAAGCCGCAGAAGGCAGGCAGAACGTTGTGCGCGCGCTTCATGGCTTCGTCGAGCTTTTTCCGAAATTCCTCGGGCGAAACTTCGTTCTTCGCGCAGACGTCGGCGAGCAGCACGGCGGGCACGAGATAGTGGTGCGCAAAGTTGTGCATGGGGAAATTCGCGTCGTTCATTACGGAATCGACGACATCCATGACGCCCCGCCCCTCAGGCCGTCTGTAATATTCGAAGCACTTTTCCGTTATCACCTCAAAGCTCCTGTCGTTCCCGCAGCCGGCCATCTCAGCGCCTCCCCTCCCAGCGCCATTCCGCCGCCGCAAGCATCGCCTTGGTCTTCGCCGCGGACGCGCCGCGCCCGGTCTCGGTAGAGAGGCTCGTGTCGCGCGGATTGACGCTGACCTCGGCGTATATCTGGTTCGCCCCGGCCATCAGGCAGAGCTCGTCCGGCTCGTGTACGCCCATCGCGCGCTCCGGCTTCACGCACAGCTCCGCCACGGCGCATATCTTCGCGAGCTCCGCAGCCGATATCTCGCCGCGCCCGAAAAGCCGCGTGCCCGGCACGCATACGCGCTTCATGACGGCCATTACGCCGACCGGGTATTCCTTAGCGCGGAACATCTCGTCGGCGATCTCTTCATAAGTGTGCTCGGGGCCTATCGGCTCAACGCAGTAGTAGAGTTCGAGCCCGGCC harbors:
- a CDS encoding DUF5714 domain-containing protein, with protein sequence MAGCGNDRSFEVITEKCFEYYRRPEGRGVMDVVDSVMNDANFPMHNFAHHYLVPAVLLADVCAKNEVSPEEFRKKLDEAMKRAHNVLPAFCGFYGACGAAVGCGIFMSVYTGTTPLSKETWGLCNYATAGALSEMAKIGGPRCCKRNTFAALLFMKKYIARHLGTVISMPDAVRCAYRKFNNECLGEACPFCEGGE